ATCGAAGAGCATTCGATATATGGCGGTATAGGCTCTGCCGTCGCAGAAGTTTTAGTTAAAAAGTATCCAGTTCCAATGAGATTTATTGGCGCTACAACATTTGGTAGATCTGCAAGGAGTGAGAGAGATTTACTTGATTACTATGGTATCAACTATAAATCAATTATTAATGCAGCAATGGAATTAGTGAAGTGAATGAGCTCTGAGATTGAGGAGCTCAGAAAAGAGATAGAAAATATAGACAAGCAACTTATAGAGCTTCTATCTAAAAGGCTTAAGATAGCTGCAAAAATTGGAGAGATCAAGAGCAAGGTTGGTAGGGACATCACTGATGAGAAGAGAGAGCAAAAAGTACGAGAATATTGGTATACTTATGCCAGGAATACAGGGATTCCAGATTCTTTAGTCGATAATATTTTACCTATTTTGTTTTCTTATTCTAAAATGGTTCAAATTAATCCCGGTAAAAAGAAGAACATTACAATTATTGGATATGGCGGGATGGCTAGATCACTTGCTTCCTTGTTTTCTCTAGTAGGGCATAACGTTGTCATAACTGGAAGGAATAAAGAAAAAGCTGAAAGATTAGCTTCTGAATTTAGATTTGTTTATATGGATTTAGACTCGGCCTTAAATTGGGGAGAATATATAATTTTAGCTCTTTCTCCTTCCTCTATGGATTACATTATTAAAATTTCACCTAAATTTTCAAATAAAGTTGTTATGGACATTTTTTCTTCAAAAAATGAAGTTTTTAGTCAATTAGAAAAATTATCTGAAATTTACTCTTTTAATTATATTTCTACTCATCCATTATTTGGTCCTCTTCTATATCCAGTAGGAGAGAGAATAGTTCTCATTCCTTCTAAATCAACTAAAAACTTAGAAGAAATAATAACATTTTGGAGAGAATGTGGGCTTAATACAACTGTATCAAGTGTAGAAGAACATGAAAAGGCTATGGCTATAGTTCAAGTTTTAGCTCATTTTTATATTTTGGGACTAGATAGAAGTGTTGAGATACTAAAGAAGGAGTTTAAGATAGAGAACTTGTCAGATTTTTTTACAACTAATTTTAGGGAAATAAATAAGATAATAGAAAAAGTAAACAACATTCTTCCAGTTATATTAGAGATACAAAAATCTAACCCCTATGCTTATAAAGTTAGAGAGATAGGAGTAAACGAGTTACAAAAAATAAGGAAAGAATTGGGTGAATAAAATGTTATTCATTTTGAAAGAAAAAGCAGACTACTCTACTTTAAAAGAAAAACTTCAAAATTCTTCTGCTTCGTATAAGTTTTTAGACTTATATGGAAAGAAAGTAGTAGTAGCGTGGCCAGACGAATATGTTTTGAATATTACAGATCCAAGTATAGAGATATCTGTAAAACCTAAGAAACCTTATCAGTTGGTAAGTAATGAGTGGAAAAAAGACCCTACTAAAGTTAAAGTAAAGGATGTTGAAATTGGAGATAATAAAGTAATAGTGGCTGCCGGTCCATGTGCAGTTGAAGATGAAGAACAAGTAATAACTGTTGCAAAAGCTGTAAAAAGAGCTGGTGCATCTATTTTAAGAGGAGGAGCTTATAAACCTAGAACTAGTCCTTATTCTTTCCAAGGACTAGGAGAAAAAGGTCTTCAGATTTTGAAAAGAGCTTCAGAAGAAACAGGTTTGCCTGTTGTCTCAGAAATAATGGACACTAGAGATACTGAAATATTTAAGAAGTACGTAGATATGATGCAAATTGGAGCTAGGAATGCCCAAAATTTTGATCTATTGAAAGAAGTAGGAAAAGCTGGACTACCAGTATTATTAAAGAGAGGAATGGCTAATACTGTTGAAGAATGGCTACTTACCGCAGAATACATTTTATTGGAAGGAAATGGAAACGTAGTTTTGTGTGAAAGGGGAATAAGGACTTTTGAGAAGGCAACTAGATTCACAATAGATATAGGTGGAATGGTTGCGGCTAAACTACAAACTCATTTGCCAATATGTGCTGATCCTAGTCACCCTGCAGGGAAAAGAGAGTTAGTTCACTCCTTAGCTTTAGCTGCTGTAGCTGCTGGTGCTGATATGCTATTAATTGAAGTCCATCCTCATCCAGAAAAAGCTTTAAGTGATTCAGAACAGCAATTAACTCCCGAATCTTTTGAAGTATTAATGAATAGAATTAAAGCTTTGGCTAATGCAATAGGTAGAACAGCATGAGGATAATAAATGAGAGTCTTTGTGATTCAAACATTTCAGTAATAATTGGAAAGGATGCTTTAGCAGAATTAGAGGAACTAAAGGACAAAAAGGTGGCCCTTTTTT
The nucleotide sequence above comes from Sulfurisphaera javensis. Encoded proteins:
- the aroF gene encoding 3-deoxy-7-phosphoheptulonate synthase, whose protein sequence is MLFILKEKADYSTLKEKLQNSSASYKFLDLYGKKVVVAWPDEYVLNITDPSIEISVKPKKPYQLVSNEWKKDPTKVKVKDVEIGDNKVIVAAGPCAVEDEEQVITVAKAVKRAGASILRGGAYKPRTSPYSFQGLGEKGLQILKRASEETGLPVVSEIMDTRDTEIFKKYVDMMQIGARNAQNFDLLKEVGKAGLPVLLKRGMANTVEEWLLTAEYILLEGNGNVVLCERGIRTFEKATRFTIDIGGMVAAKLQTHLPICADPSHPAGKRELVHSLALAAVAAGADMLLIEVHPHPEKALSDSEQQLTPESFEVLMNRIKALANAIGRTA
- a CDS encoding chorismate mutase — its product is MSSEIEELRKEIENIDKQLIELLSKRLKIAAKIGEIKSKVGRDITDEKREQKVREYWYTYARNTGIPDSLVDNILPILFSYSKMVQINPGKKKNITIIGYGGMARSLASLFSLVGHNVVITGRNKEKAERLASEFRFVYMDLDSALNWGEYIILALSPSSMDYIIKISPKFSNKVVMDIFSSKNEVFSQLEKLSEIYSFNYISTHPLFGPLLYPVGERIVLIPSKSTKNLEEIITFWRECGLNTTVSSVEEHEKAMAIVQVLAHFYILGLDRSVEILKKEFKIENLSDFFTTNFREINKIIEKVNNILPVILEIQKSNPYAYKVREIGVNELQKIRKELGE